ccacaacataaacattttttttaaaagcacagCAATCCCAAACTGGCCCTTAGTCTCACACACAATCCTGTTTAATTATGTCCCTTGTTTacgtttaatttatttaattttgttgttataataattaaaaaatgagTGAGAAGCTAATAAGAGAGTGAAAATCACTTCCGTAATTGATATTGTTGATTTGTTACTGGAATAGTGCTATTTGATgacattactttagtctaaagtagGATCTCCAATTGCACTGTTCAAGTGAAAATCATATCGGAACAGACAAAGGTACTCAAACTCggagatggattgtctgccctccccttTCCATACCCTCCTCATACTCTCTTGTTTTGTGCGGTtacagttaagtcacgtcaacatttgctttttgtcttattatttttatataaaaattaatataaaatgttgacgtggcttaaccgtgactgcacaaaataggagggcatggggAGGATATGGGaaggggagggcagacaatccatctccCTCAAACTCAAGTGTCGCACATGCTGACATCCAACAaaccaatcaaaacaaaagatgcATAAAAGGGTCTCGAGTTTTGCCAAATACCAATGAATATGCTTTACCCAAATGAAGGAATAGACTTACCATCATAGGAAACTCATGCCTCCTCTCTACGAAGCTTTGCTGGCTCTCTGTGTTTTCTCACCTGCAATTTAGACCCAATGCGCAGAGGCATTTCACCCATGAAATTCTAAATCAGAAACATCTAAAAATAGAGAACAAAGAACCGAGAAAATAGTGTGTGCGGGCATGCGTGTTTCTCGGGTATATTTCATCAAACAGGTGATAGGCCCTGAACAAAAAAATGCATATGAATGTAAATGTTGTTTGTAAACTCAAATGGAACGCGTAAAATTACACTATAACATGGTTTggcaatttcatttcatttaactGATTTCAAATTCAATAATCAGAACATAAAAGAAGAAATACGAAAAATTACAGTTAGAAGTCACACATCAGttaaaagagttgaaaaataagcAAGCTTGCTTAGGGaactatatttaaaattttctctCAGTGAGGTTTAAATAATCAGGCATTTAGAAAATAATTattccaaaaatttcaacaaacgtAATTAATTTGGTGATTAGCAATAGTATGCACTGATACAAACAAAAACTTGAATTCCAATCTCATGATGATTAATCTAAATCTAATGCGtagttttcaattaaaaaaaatctagtaAGTAATTACAAATCATACAAACAAAAATATTGGATCGTGATTTATATTGcaaaatttgatcaaaataAGATGATTATTAATCCAGCGGGTTTCTTCACTCCTATTACATAAGACAAAAATACCTACATCAATACTACGAAAGTtctattactttagtctaaagaaggCTTTTCAATTGCACTGTACCAATGAACAGTGTTTTGCATCACATTTCAGTTTATTTACAAGATTACCACTCGGATGCTTTTAACCACctttcatttaatttacaaaattgccaCTCAGGCTTAAAAACCTATTTTCAGCCGTTGGCTGCATTTCACGTTTGACTCGGCGAGAGAGAGGGGAGGGGGACATCACGCCTGACAAATTGGAGAGAGACAATCGCTCCCATTTTTGACTCGGAGACAGCTGGGTGTGCCTCTGGCGAGCGGAGATAGGAGGATAGAGTGACTACAGAGGAGGGAGACACAGAGCCTGACAGATTGGATAGAGATGGGAGCTACGGGTTTGGACTGAGTGAGAAAGATATTTAGGTAGGTGCTCTGCCAAGCTCTCTCTGCCGCTAATCTTGATGCAAACGTGTTGATAATCATGGGAAGGGTAGAACGATGGTAAAGCTGGCCTTTTCCATTTCCTTCTCAAACCCTCATTGCCTCTTCCGTCTCGCAGACTCTCGCAGACCCTATGAGAACGACAGTCTCGCCTCCATCCTATCCTCCAGTCGCCGCCGTCTCCCTTCTCGAGGTAGGGTGTTGTGCGTGTGCGGACACCATCAGTTGCTGGATTCATTAACCCCGGTTCTGAGGGATTTCAAAAGCTATTTTTCCGTTGAGGAAATCGCCATACCGGTGCACTCAAAGTAAGTCGCCATTCTCTCATCCTCTTCCTAGATTTCGTCTTTCGTGGCTGCAAGCCAAGTTTTGTATAGTTATCTATATGCATGTATGCTTGGTTAATCTTAATTTTCCATATCCAATATATTCAAATCATGTTATTAGTCAGATTACTATTTGTGATCTGTTGTTTCGAGATTGTCTAACCTTTAGGTTGATAACTGTTGCAGCATTGAAGCATCATATGCCGCACATCCTATTGCTGATGTCTTTATCAACTTTGCTTCATACAGAAGGTCAATGATTATTCTATGAGTAGTGTTTTGGAGTGCAAAGCTTATATGGTTGCACCTAACGATGAATGTATGTTGATATATCTGCAGTGATgctgcttcttccatggctgctTTGAAGCAACCAACCATTAGAGTTGTGGCAATCATTGCTGAAGGTGTACCTGAGTCAGCTGAAGGTGTACCTGAGTCAGACACTAAGCAATTGATTGCATATGCACGGGCAACCAACAAGGTTACACGATTGATGCAAAGTCATCTTAATTTCACTAACCTGGGAAAATGAACTGGCGA
This window of the Malus domestica chromosome 03, GDT2T_hap1 genome carries:
- the LOC103432548 gene encoding ATP-citrate synthase beta chain protein 2-like: MVKLAFSISFSNPHCLFRLADSRRPYENDSLASILSSSRRRLPSRGRVLCVCGHHQLLDSLTPVLRDFKSYFSVEEIAIPVHSNIEASYAAHPIADVFINFASYRSDAASSMAALKQPTIRVVAIIAEGVPESAEGVPESDTKQLIAYARATNKVVIGSATVGGIQAGAFKIGDTAETINNFIPVFSG